The proteins below come from a single Pararge aegeria chromosome 23, ilParAegt1.1, whole genome shotgun sequence genomic window:
- the LOC120634136 gene encoding uncharacterized protein LOC120634136 yields MAPLMIEGETLGDKHRNYNKIVNEKIKSNPTKTIAAINYEEPDLDNLCKIDIACKIRNVEYILEILKCDDMLYVSRVIKKCTWLITDQQYAYIINPAYLYNNLYQQMTSKAFNKLVLHIRLNLDDEKRVEEFFNFYKQNDLDKAMHWLPRCSIGFIEGIIRNHANDIPKNLLKRLYEKSFTFLDILVQNYNASYYVDHLIEPGMFLLKINLDKFLDIFETLKDGDTPKFGRKYTKLVMEKCPERIKNNLKRYVYVLDISVFAQYLKKEEVKDFILTHIKNKKTRSWFTYKKIKYFLNRLPFEERFDFVKKLFIEKSCKEEPLENETWDDIIEYCNLPLKGKLTSSKNIYSWYVYAPFNKAFEDLKLLIRNESNPSERIWILRSILTCALGNQNNILTLLKYYHKNHINEPFMFKVQFVNHLITKTDTHKYDEEAWGYLNDIFNSLEVYTRSKDSVQSCLKSILFYNVIHDVQIPEDIESKFDFKHYISYGYGDCRNKFNMEETQKIFNYFYSYYISKVKINITSEKEFDETVDIILSVLKVLDIWNKELKDYPFVLQRIKDLVIIKKDSSWKQDLSSLYNFKKSWRKILFTESIILSPNQDSCMNALKHSPELLESHTKEINACINDKVLYFGRFLRKIQIYYQYQSLSDSFKATFLENLNQMSLHKSSITGLCILLTRKELLDFVQKYVPREAKIVWNQHDDAMLSIRKNVAACMHLSRPHLPLDVVLLYAKGDYLKYVLPSLNAIFYNINSKQMAEHLPKLLNAPVSLKKHGIRVAFAKLKQKELINMFTEIWKSNKNRSIRKEIVCETFKMLCKETDETVMFYIWEMFRMFVNDLTFEENKKIYFTLSQAQKVPLNIRASFLMRSYEFLEKLPAEANCENLIDELKTKMGDIMEFLDVDFMAKLFLENFDKKFDTQKYSYSTYVAMFLLSTKSESVQCERYKKCFEPIVEKAVAVWNKQHGTVYYARKNLQDIFNTMFMKFDSLVLDQEMIFPIAMYTAALNQLQSVLSIKANYFLLTHIKLSLGYIQIVSDLKTKCSGLKYNLLLKEAAPSFGALCLNYLKKDVADHFSTIYIIFGKVLSLICDQYAKHDTVFKMGVLKAFLSDKNFIEGYLLVTELMPTSNYFCGSSETALQLDMLKELSIHHSEEVVSHYWLIRKDLYYFCY; encoded by the coding sequence ATGGCGCCACTTATGATAGAGGGAGAAACGTTGGGGGATAAACATCGCAATTACAACAAAATAGTGAACGAAAAAATCAAAAGCAATCCAACTAAAACAATTGCCGCCATAAACTATGAAGAACCAGATCTGGATAACCTATGCAAAATAGATATAGCGTGCAAAATACGAAATGTTGAATACATTCTTGAAATTCTCAAATGTGATGATATGTTATACGTATCTCGAGTTATTAAGAAATGCACATGGTTAATAACTGATCAGCAATACGCCTATATTATTAATCCTGCATACTTGTACAACAATCTTTATCAACAGATGACTTCAAAAGCTTTTAATAAACTCGTCCTGCACATAAGGCTAAACTTAGATGATGAAAAACGTGTTGAAGAGTTTTTCAACTTTTACAAACAAAATGATTTGGACAAAGCCATGCATTGGCTGCCACGTTGCTCTATTGGTTTTATCGAGGGAATCATTCGAAATCATGCTAATGATATACCAAAGAACTTATTGAAACGATTATATGAAAAATCGTTTACTTTTCTGGATATACTAGTACAGAATTATAACGCCTCATACTATGTGGACCACTTAATAGAACCTGGaatgtttcttttaaaaataaacctcgATAAGTTCCTTGATATATTTGAGACACTCAAAGACGGCGATACACCAAAATTTGGACGGAAATATACCAAACTCGTCATGGAGAAATGTcctgaaagaataaaaaataatcttaaaagaTACGTCTATGTTCTTGATATATCAGTTTTtgcacaatatttaaaaaaagaagaagtaaAAGACTTTATATTAACGCACATTAAGAATAAGAAAACTCGTTCATGGTTCacctacaaaaaaattaaatactttctGAACCGGTTGCCATTTGAGGAGAGATTTGATTTTGTTAAAAAGCTTTTCATAGAGAAATCATGTAAAGAAGAACCCCTTGAAAATGAAACTTGGGATGATATAATAGAGTATTGTAATCTGCCTCTCAAAGGAAAATTAACgtcgtcaaaaaatatatacagctGGTATGTATATGCACCATTTAATAAGGCTTttgaagatttaaaattattgattcgCAATGAATCAAATCCCTCTGAAAGAATTTGGATTTTGCGATCAATACTGACTTGTGCTCTtggaaatcaaaataatatcctaacattattaaaatattaccataaaaatCACATCAACGAACCTTTCATGTTCAAAGTTCAGTTTGTAAATCATTTGATTACCAAGACTGATACACATAAGTATGACGAAGAGGCTTGGGgatatttaaatgatattttcaaCAGCTTGGAAGTGTACACTAGATCCAAAGATAGTGTGCAATCATGTTTGAAATCCATACTTTTCTATAATGTGATTCATGATGTCCAAATTCCCGAAGATATAGAAAGTAAATTTGATTTCAAACATTACATATCATATGGATATGGTGATTGTAGAAATAAGTTCAACATGGAGGAAacacagaaaatatttaattacttttacagTTATTACATTTCAAAggtcaaaattaatattactagTGAAAAAGAGTTTGATGAGACTGTGGACATTATATTATCAGTTTTAAAAGTTCTTGATATATGGAATAAAGAACTCAAAGATTATCCATTTGTTCTCCAGAGAATCAAAGAccttgttattataaaaaaagacagTTCCTGGAAGCAGGAtctttcaagtttatataacttcaaaaaatcctggagaaagattttatttactgaATCTATTATTCTAAGTCCAAACCAAGACAGTTGCATGAATGCTCTTAAGCACAGTCCAGAGCTATTAGAATCTCACACAAAAGAAATAAACGCATGCATAAATGATAAAGTACTTTACTTTGGCAGATTTTTGaggaaaattcaaatttattaccAGTACCAATCTTTATCAGACTCATTTAAAGCAACTTTTCTGGAGAACCTCAATCAGATGAGCCTTCACAAGTCGTCCATAACAGGTCTATGTATATTACTTACCCGAAAAGAGCTGTTGGACTTTGTTCAAAAATATGTACCGAGAGAAGCTAAAATTGTTTGGAACCAACATGATGACGCGATGCTCAGCATACGCAAAAACGTCGCTGCATGTATGCACCTATCTAGGCCTCACCTCCCACTTGATGTGGTTTTATTGTATGCTAAAGGAGATTATTTGAAATATGTACTGCCTTCATTGAatgcaatattttataacatcaaTTCAAAACAGATGGCCGAGCATCTACCAAAACTTCTCAATGCACCagtatctttaaaaaaacatggcATTCGGGTCGCATTTGCGAAGCTAAAACAAAAGGaacttataaatatgtttacggAAATTTGGAAATCTAATAAAAACAGAAGTATTCGAAAAGAAATCGTTTGCGAGACTTTCAAGATGCTTTGTAAAGAAACTGATGAAACGGTTATGTTCTATATATGGGAGATGTTCCGCATGTTTGTCAATGATTTAACTTTCGaggaaaataaaaagatatattttaccCTTAGCCAAGCTCAAAAAGTGCCTCTTAATATAAGAGCGTCTTTTTTGATGAGAAGCTATGAATTCTTAGAAAAATTGCCAGCTGAAGCCAATTGTGAAAATCTCATTGATgaattaaaaaccaaaatggGCGATATCATGGAATTCTTGGATGTAGATTTTATGGCAAAAttgtttttagaaaattttgataaaaagttCGACACTCAGAAATATTCCTACTCTACTTATGTAGCTATGTTTTTGTTAAGTACAAAATCGGAATCCGTTCAATGTGAGCGctacaaaaaatgttttgagCCAATAGTAGAAAAGGCTGTTGCGGTGTGGAATAAGCAACACGGAACTGTTTACTACGCAAGAAAAAACTTACaagatatatttaatactatGTTTATGAAATTCGATTCTTTAGTTTTGGATCAGGAGATGATTTTTCCCATCGCCATGTATACTGCAGCACTGAATCAACTTCAaagtgttttatcgataaaagcAAATTATTTTCTCTTGACACATATTAAGTTGTCGTTGGGATACATACAAATTGTATCCGACCTCAAAACAAAATGCAGCGGTTTAAAGTATAACCTGCTTTTAAAAGAAGCAGCACCTAGTTTTGGCGCGCTttgtttaaattacttaaagaaAGATGTCGCAGATCATTTCTCcactatttacataatttttggtAAAGTTTTAAGCCTCATTTGTGACCAGTACGCCAAGCACGATACAGTCTTTAAGATGGGAGTCTTAAAAGCATTTCTTAGcgataaaaattttattgaagGATATTTGTTAGTTACAGAATTAATGCCAACCTCGAACTACTTTTGTGGTAGCAGCGAAACAGCTCTGCAACTGGACATGTTAAAGGAACTAAGCATTCATCATTCAGAAGAAGTTGTATCGCATTATTGGCTTATACGAAaggatttgtattatttttgttattag